One genomic segment of Dissulfurirhabdus thermomarina includes these proteins:
- a CDS encoding acyl-CoA reductase: MKAFHIPGFDGELTHADAGGTRLLFPVLTPDAVRAAVDRVMEAGARHLAGYTTDDLAAVFGRVAETWIRPSPERTALAEAVADVTGLSPAVVERSIEVEQGNSGAGDILAALDRDLGDHRVLDGFRPDPRLRGRARAFGPPLVAAVLTANVPGLSYLPAVRSLMVKAPLAAKLASGEPLFGPAWAASLARVEPPLAECLALFAWKGGAPDLEAALFDKAPVVMLYGGPRALAELRARVGPGKKVLEHGHKVGVVLVGREALSGRPAADVLARAVALDTAMFDQRACIAPQLVFAERGGGVSTEAFAELVAERLADLEAELPPSRPSLDTAATLAQERGLAAFEAAQGEAGVFTRGTATVVHLGAAAFEPVLPCRFLRVCAVDDLLDAVALLGQNSPYLQNAGVAVGADRLPGLAEALARAGVSRICAPGRMHRPSMRWRHDGLASFMELVRWADIEMMIEEAP; the protein is encoded by the coding sequence ATGAAGGCCTTCCACATCCCGGGCTTCGACGGCGAGCTCACCCACGCCGACGCCGGCGGGACGCGACTCCTCTTCCCGGTCCTCACCCCGGACGCCGTCCGGGCGGCGGTGGACCGGGTCATGGAGGCCGGCGCCCGCCACCTCGCCGGCTACACCACGGACGACCTCGCCGCCGTCTTCGGGCGCGTGGCCGAGACCTGGATCCGTCCCTCGCCGGAACGCACCGCCCTGGCCGAGGCCGTGGCCGACGTGACCGGACTCTCGCCGGCGGTGGTGGAACGCAGCATCGAGGTGGAACAGGGCAACAGCGGGGCGGGGGACATCCTGGCCGCCCTCGACCGGGACCTCGGCGACCACCGCGTGCTCGACGGCTTCCGCCCCGACCCGCGGCTCCGGGGCCGGGCCCGCGCCTTCGGGCCGCCGCTCGTCGCCGCGGTTCTCACGGCCAACGTCCCGGGGCTGAGCTACCTCCCGGCGGTCCGGAGCCTCATGGTGAAGGCCCCCCTCGCCGCCAAGCTCGCTTCGGGCGAACCCCTCTTCGGCCCGGCCTGGGCCGCCTCCCTCGCCCGGGTGGAGCCGCCCCTGGCCGAGTGCCTGGCCCTCTTCGCCTGGAAGGGCGGCGCCCCGGACCTCGAGGCCGCCCTCTTCGACAAGGCCCCGGTGGTCATGCTCTACGGGGGCCCCCGGGCCCTGGCCGAGCTCCGGGCACGGGTGGGCCCGGGGAAGAAGGTCCTCGAGCACGGCCACAAGGTGGGGGTGGTCCTGGTGGGGCGGGAGGCCCTGTCCGGCCGGCCGGCCGCGGACGTCCTGGCCCGGGCCGTCGCCCTCGACACGGCCATGTTCGACCAGCGGGCCTGCATCGCCCCGCAGCTCGTCTTCGCGGAACGCGGCGGCGGGGTCTCCACGGAGGCCTTCGCGGAACTCGTGGCCGAACGGCTCGCGGACCTGGAGGCGGAGCTGCCGCCTTCGCGCCCGTCCCTCGACACCGCCGCCACCCTGGCCCAGGAGCGCGGGCTGGCCGCCTTCGAGGCGGCCCAGGGCGAGGCCGGGGTCTTCACCCGGGGGACGGCCACGGTGGTGCATCTTGGGGCCGCGGCCTTCGAACCGGTGCTGCCCTGCCGGTTCCTCCGGGTCTGCGCGGTGGACGACCTCCTTGACGCCGTGGCGCTGCTGGGGCAAAACTCCCCCTATCTCCAGAACGCGGGCGTGGCGGTGGGCGCAGACCGCCTCCCCGGCCTGGCCGAGGCCCTCGCCCGGGCCGGGGTCTCGCGGATCTGCGCCCCCGGCCGGATGCACCGGCCCTCCATGCGGTGGCGGCACGACGGCCTGGCCAGCTTCATGGAGCTGGTCCGCTGGGCCGATATCGAGATGATGATCGAGGAGGCGCCATGA
- a CDS encoding B12-binding domain-containing radical SAM protein, with protein sequence MKVLFLHVPKFNNFYKPIGDFIWINYMPMGLLAIADFVRRHGFEVEVIHLGVEWVEDRGLRLETLLDDPAVAAVGMSLHWHYQAYDVMAAARRIKEVRPDVFVFAGGYTASFFHDEIVRDFPQVDAVVRGDGEIPVLRLLETLQDGGSLEDVPNLTWREGPGVRTAEACYVGDAETVSGLNYTNFSLLRHAPTYVRYIGLPFFYAKHFSPEENFRRFTIRSPLLPLAVGRGCPFNCTWCGGAQVPQQRRISRRTGFVWRDPAAVIQDIKRGLAAGYRTLHTATDPEPVEQEYFVDLWRRIRREGIEADWMFECNGLPSDRFIDEFHKTFPGPDSIIAVSPECGNEDLRFRHKGPAFTTEAFFEKMDRIDRMGISTEIFFSYGLPGENEDLLEDTVRMRRRIIRRYRHVRGLRTLSIEMEPGAPWQMEPERFGIVTDRRTFRDFHDAHADADRGTYTTFGYYIPDYFERPLDPERPYDDFARRLQRIKCRRLCFLHPNPKKYGKPWQGRLLCSVASRLLRLKGRDLSRPF encoded by the coding sequence ATGAAGGTCCTCTTCCTCCACGTCCCCAAGTTCAACAACTTCTACAAGCCCATCGGGGACTTCATCTGGATCAACTACATGCCCATGGGCCTCCTGGCCATCGCGGACTTCGTCCGCCGCCACGGCTTCGAGGTCGAGGTGATCCACCTCGGCGTGGAATGGGTGGAGGACCGGGGCTTGCGCCTCGAGACCCTCCTCGACGACCCGGCCGTGGCCGCCGTGGGAATGAGCCTCCACTGGCACTACCAGGCCTACGACGTCATGGCGGCGGCCCGGCGCATCAAGGAGGTGCGCCCGGACGTCTTCGTCTTCGCCGGGGGCTACACCGCCTCGTTCTTCCACGACGAGATCGTCCGCGACTTTCCCCAGGTGGACGCCGTGGTGCGGGGCGACGGCGAGATCCCGGTGCTCCGCCTCCTCGAGACCCTCCAGGACGGCGGAAGCCTCGAGGACGTCCCGAACCTCACTTGGCGGGAAGGACCCGGGGTCCGGACCGCCGAGGCCTGCTACGTGGGCGACGCCGAGACCGTGAGCGGGCTGAACTACACGAACTTCTCCCTCCTCCGCCACGCCCCGACCTACGTCCGCTACATCGGCCTCCCCTTCTTCTACGCGAAACACTTCTCGCCCGAGGAGAACTTCCGGCGATTCACCATCCGCTCGCCCCTGCTGCCCCTGGCCGTGGGGCGCGGCTGCCCCTTCAACTGCACCTGGTGCGGGGGGGCCCAGGTCCCGCAGCAGCGCCGCATCAGCCGCCGGACGGGCTTCGTCTGGCGCGACCCGGCCGCCGTGATCCAGGACATCAAGCGGGGGCTGGCCGCCGGGTACCGGACCCTCCACACCGCCACCGACCCCGAGCCCGTGGAGCAGGAATACTTCGTGGACCTGTGGCGGCGCATCCGCCGCGAGGGCATCGAGGCCGACTGGATGTTCGAGTGTAACGGCCTCCCCTCCGACCGCTTCATCGACGAGTTCCACAAGACCTTCCCCGGGCCCGACTCCATCATCGCCGTCTCGCCGGAGTGCGGGAACGAGGACCTGCGCTTCCGCCACAAGGGCCCGGCCTTCACCACCGAGGCCTTCTTCGAGAAGATGGACCGGATCGACCGGATGGGCATCTCCACGGAGATCTTCTTCTCCTACGGCCTGCCGGGCGAGAACGAGGACCTCCTCGAGGACACCGTCCGGATGCGCCGGCGGATCATCCGCCGCTACCGCCACGTCCGGGGCCTGCGCACCCTCTCCATCGAGATGGAGCCCGGGGCGCCCTGGCAGATGGAACCGGAGCGCTTCGGCATCGTGACCGACCGCCGGACCTTCCGCGACTTCCACGACGCCCACGCCGACGCCGACCGGGGCACCTACACCACATTCGGCTACTACATCCCCGACTACTTCGAGCGGCCCCTCGACCCCGAGCGGCCCTACGACGACTTCGCCCGCCGCCTCCAGCGGATCAAGTGCCGGCGGCTCTGCTTCCTCCATCCCAACCCCAAGAAGTACGGGAAACCCTGGCAAGGACGGCTGCTCTGCAGCGTGGCCTCGCGCCTCCTTCGGCTCAAGGGCCGGGACCTGTCCCGCCCCTTCTAG
- a CDS encoding SDR family NAD(P)-dependent oxidoreductase, which yields MNLSGKRVLVVGGAGDIGRAVTDAALAAGAEVTVWDRDAAACREAAGRAGVAARALDATDEAAVTAAFEALAGEAGPPDVLVNAAGVFTHLRPFEALDLEGFLGVLHTNVVSCFLTCREAVRRAAGPLAIVNLSSALSARPVPMAAAYCASKAAIDSLTRSIAVEYAGRGIRANAVNPGPVEGRMLDRGMAEMAGALGGQPADILGRILEGIPIGRTLAPREVAALVVFLAGDEAAGITGQCINVCGGYAL from the coding sequence ATGAACCTTTCCGGGAAGAGGGTGCTGGTGGTCGGCGGGGCCGGGGACATCGGCCGGGCGGTGACCGATGCCGCCCTGGCGGCCGGGGCCGAGGTCACCGTGTGGGACCGGGACGCGGCCGCCTGCCGCGAGGCGGCCGGGCGGGCCGGCGTGGCGGCCCGGGCCCTGGACGCCACCGACGAGGCGGCCGTCACCGCGGCCTTCGAGGCCCTGGCCGGCGAGGCCGGGCCGCCCGACGTCCTGGTGAACGCCGCGGGCGTCTTCACGCATCTCCGCCCCTTCGAGGCCCTGGACCTGGAGGGCTTCCTCGGCGTCCTCCACACCAACGTGGTCTCGTGCTTCCTCACCTGCCGCGAGGCCGTCCGCCGGGCCGCCGGGCCCCTGGCCATCGTGAACCTCTCCTCGGCCCTCTCGGCCCGGCCCGTGCCCATGGCCGCCGCCTACTGCGCCTCGAAGGCCGCCATCGACAGCCTCACCCGGAGCATCGCCGTGGAATACGCCGGGCGCGGCATCCGGGCCAACGCGGTGAACCCGGGGCCCGTGGAGGGCCGGATGCTGGACCGGGGCATGGCCGAGATGGCGGGCGCCCTCGGCGGGCAGCCGGCGGACATCCTGGGCCGCATCCTCGAGGGGATCCCCATCGGCCGCACCCTCGCCCCACGGGAGGTGGCCGCCCTCGTGGTCTTCCTGGCCGGCGACGAGGCCGCCGGCATCACCGGCCAGTGCATCAACGTCTGCGGGGGCTACGCGCTCTAG
- a CDS encoding U32 family peptidase — protein MEIRVSTNWDPALPGRLKDYPVSHVYGKLPHDVIGGVRPSFLLPQVGREEIAAHVRAVHEAGMKFNYLLNTACIGNVHYSPEGYAQIRELLDWLSEIGVDTLTVAFPYLVRLVRRHYPHFEVKVSSVARINTVTRARQYEDLGVDELILDEMLNRDFETLQAIAEAVECGIELIANPCCVWECAQQIEHVNHDGHASQTHSHDNYCYLQFPYVNCTAQKLLDPVNILKARWIRPEDLAAYEAIGITRFKVVERFKTSEALLLAVEAYARRSFDGNLVELLTLPNRGAFLRPNADYFFKPHLVDMEKVAVVAGLMDFSFRDVVQIPNKALDGFLDFFRENDCRRTSCDRCGYCARTFERVATYDRAAAERLAANLAAFSDQILDGAIFPAGSPTP, from the coding sequence ATGGAAATCCGCGTCTCCACCAACTGGGATCCCGCCCTCCCCGGGCGGCTCAAGGACTACCCCGTCAGCCACGTCTACGGGAAACTCCCCCACGACGTGATCGGCGGGGTGCGCCCCTCGTTCCTGCTGCCCCAGGTGGGCCGGGAGGAGATCGCCGCCCACGTCCGGGCCGTTCACGAGGCGGGGATGAAGTTCAACTACCTCTTGAACACCGCCTGCATCGGAAACGTCCACTACTCGCCGGAGGGCTACGCGCAGATCCGGGAACTCCTGGACTGGCTGAGCGAGATCGGGGTGGACACCCTCACCGTGGCCTTCCCCTATCTGGTCCGCCTCGTTCGGCGCCACTACCCCCACTTCGAGGTCAAGGTCTCCTCGGTGGCGCGCATCAACACCGTCACCCGGGCCCGCCAGTACGAGGACCTCGGGGTGGACGAGCTCATCCTGGACGAGATGCTCAACCGCGACTTCGAGACCCTCCAGGCCATCGCCGAGGCGGTGGAATGCGGGATCGAGCTCATCGCCAACCCCTGCTGCGTCTGGGAGTGCGCCCAGCAGATCGAGCACGTCAACCACGACGGCCACGCCTCCCAGACCCACAGCCACGACAACTACTGCTACCTCCAGTTCCCCTACGTCAACTGCACCGCCCAGAAGCTCCTCGACCCGGTCAACATCCTCAAGGCCCGGTGGATCCGGCCCGAGGACCTCGCCGCCTACGAGGCCATCGGCATCACCCGCTTCAAGGTGGTGGAGCGGTTCAAGACCTCGGAGGCCCTGCTGCTCGCGGTGGAGGCCTACGCCCGGCGCAGCTTCGACGGGAACCTGGTGGAGCTCCTCACCCTCCCCAACCGCGGGGCCTTCCTCCGGCCCAACGCCGACTACTTCTTCAAGCCCCACCTGGTGGACATGGAGAAGGTGGCCGTGGTGGCCGGGCTCATGGACTTCTCCTTCCGCGACGTGGTCCAGATCCCCAACAAGGCCCTGGACGGCTTCCTCGACTTCTTCCGGGAAAACGACTGCCGCCGCACCTCCTGCGACCGGTGCGGCTACTGCGCGCGGACCTTCGAGCGGGTGGCCACCTACGACCGGGCGGCGGCGGAGCGGCTGGCGGCGAATCTCGCCGCCTTCTCGGACCAGATCCTCGACGGCGCCATCTTCCCGGCGGGGAGCCCGACCCCATGA
- a CDS encoding B12-binding domain-containing radical SAM protein produces MAHQPLSSPRDRTMHILFVVPGWPRDSFWDVLCFKFPPLALATLAGLTPRRHRLSYVDESLAPVDFDLGPDLVVISAMTPLAPRGYEIADAFRARGAKVVIGGIHASNLPEEAGRHADAVVVGEADEIWPEILADAERGRLKPLYRQAAYTRMDRVPAADRGIYPRKGYFFENMIQTTRGCPYRCEFCTVTAFFGGTYRCRPVERILEEVAALRRAPGYVFFCDDNLIARRDHVLRLLDGLRGHRLRWVCQAPVTLAKDDDLLRRMAEAGCHGVFIGFESLRPENIEVMGKRHNKVEFYEEAVHRIHDHGIGVHGSFVFGYDHDTPAVFDQFLDFAHRTALDGAFLPVLTPFPGTRIHRRLKAEGRILTEDWRRYDMATVVYRPRGMSVAELQEGFWKVNAGFYSLGSTLRRLFRPSGLRRRSHIIFMPMNFGHIPAVRKARRAFTPTPEAA; encoded by the coding sequence GTGGCGCATCAGCCACTCTCTTCCCCGCGGGACCGGACCATGCACATCCTCTTCGTGGTGCCCGGATGGCCCAGGGACAGCTTCTGGGACGTCCTCTGCTTCAAGTTTCCTCCCCTCGCCCTGGCCACCCTGGCGGGGCTGACGCCGCGGCGCCACCGCCTCTCCTACGTGGACGAGAGCCTCGCGCCCGTGGACTTCGACCTCGGACCCGACCTCGTGGTGATCTCCGCCATGACCCCCCTGGCCCCCCGGGGCTACGAGATCGCCGACGCCTTCCGCGCCCGGGGGGCCAAGGTGGTCATCGGGGGGATCCACGCCTCGAACCTCCCCGAGGAGGCCGGCCGGCACGCCGACGCCGTGGTGGTGGGGGAGGCCGACGAGATCTGGCCCGAGATCCTGGCCGACGCCGAGCGGGGCCGGCTCAAGCCCCTCTACCGGCAGGCCGCCTACACCCGCATGGACCGGGTCCCCGCCGCCGACCGCGGCATCTACCCCCGCAAGGGCTACTTCTTCGAGAACATGATCCAGACCACCCGCGGCTGCCCCTACCGCTGCGAGTTCTGCACCGTGACCGCCTTCTTCGGCGGGACCTACCGGTGCCGCCCGGTGGAACGCATCCTCGAGGAGGTGGCGGCGCTCCGCCGGGCGCCGGGCTACGTCTTCTTCTGCGACGACAACCTCATCGCCCGCCGCGACCACGTCCTCCGGCTCCTGGACGGCCTCCGCGGGCACCGCCTCCGCTGGGTCTGCCAGGCGCCGGTCACCCTGGCCAAGGACGACGACCTCCTCCGCCGCATGGCCGAGGCCGGATGCCACGGGGTCTTCATCGGCTTCGAGAGCCTCCGCCCCGAGAACATCGAGGTCATGGGCAAACGCCACAACAAGGTGGAGTTCTACGAGGAGGCGGTCCACCGGATCCACGACCACGGCATCGGCGTCCACGGCTCCTTCGTCTTCGGCTACGACCACGACACGCCGGCGGTCTTCGACCAGTTCCTCGACTTCGCCCACCGGACGGCCCTGGACGGGGCCTTCCTGCCGGTGCTGACCCCCTTCCCCGGCACCCGCATCCACCGACGCCTCAAGGCCGAGGGCCGGATCCTCACCGAGGACTGGCGCCGCTACGACATGGCCACCGTGGTCTACCGGCCCCGGGGGATGAGCGTGGCGGAACTCCAGGAGGGCTTCTGGAAGGTGAACGCGGGCTTCTATTCCCTGGGCTCCACCCTGCGCCGCCTCTTCCGCCCCTCGGGCCTCCGGCGCCGGAGCCACATCATCTTCATGCCCATGAACTTCGGCCATATCCCGGCGGTCCGGAAGGCCCGCCGGGCCTTCACGCCCACGCCCGAGGCGGCCTGA
- a CDS encoding MMPL family transporter — translation MGRSLYRLIARRPGAALAAFALLVAASVLATGRLRFERDIFDALPAEGPVAVLVHAARTSGGPDRLYLLFRDERDPDGLVARARGVVDRLRALRIEGRPAFRSVTLEKAEAAGAGDLPAILETYLRRPRLFLTGRDAEALRARLASPAALDRELHRSLAFLAAPGADAAAAIAARDPLNLRALLMDKLRGLQAGLAFAPGPLLRSTDKTALLVACVPALAPERRAAARRLLRMTRTAAAGLGPAFRGITGGFAVAVEEEALLRHDLLACLLGSGIGISLLFLLAYRSPAVLAFVLLPLGVGLQLALGALALVAGRVHLMAAAFSAVVLGLGIDFAIHVYDRYLVERQRGRATAAAVEAAVLRTGPPVAVGGLTTAAAFAVLFCSGIPVLHQVAWLVDLGLLFCLAAILWALPAWLLWRARSGERPAGHLGRLGMDRLGRLVADRPRAAAAASALVLAAAIPGLFRVGIEHDPRSLHPADLPSIRVQEEIRAAFGAGAGAFVTWTARDPARFWEIGRTVDGVLEDLQAEGRIRSWASLTRITRGRPPRLPPALAANARAALARAGFRPGDFPLTEAFLEALARPDDTETLLGPGDLEKLPRPFHAFFRRTPGGLQGIARVALRTPSGLGDLSRRLADRAPGAEAFDPDTALRGLLGSVRGEVRDSVLLAAALILGLLFAFFRRPGPVAMAAVPVTLASVVTLGLMGLAGIPFNLFNFMVVPLVLGIGLDDGIHVLRRYAEEGDVAATLATTGRSVLLTTLTTCLGFGSLALASHPLLRGMGLVTIAGILAAWFFSAVTLPALLRLREAAGARGRGPR, via the coding sequence ATGGGCCGCTCCCTCTACCGGCTCATCGCGCGGCGGCCCGGGGCGGCGCTGGCGGCCTTCGCCCTCCTGGTGGCGGCCTCGGTGCTGGCCACGGGACGCCTGCGCTTCGAGCGCGACATCTTCGACGCCCTCCCGGCCGAGGGGCCCGTGGCGGTGCTCGTCCACGCCGCCCGGACCTCGGGCGGCCCGGACCGCCTCTACCTCCTCTTTCGTGACGAGCGGGATCCCGACGGGCTCGTGGCCCGGGCGCGAGGGGTGGTGGACCGTCTCCGGGCCCTCCGGATCGAGGGCCGGCCCGCCTTCCGCTCCGTGACCCTGGAAAAGGCCGAGGCGGCTGGAGCAGGCGACCTCCCGGCCATCCTCGAGACCTACCTCCGCCGCCCCCGCCTCTTTCTCACCGGCCGGGACGCCGAGGCGCTCCGGGCGCGGCTCGCCTCGCCGGCGGCCCTCGACCGGGAACTCCACCGCTCCCTGGCCTTCCTGGCCGCCCCGGGGGCCGACGCGGCGGCGGCGATCGCCGCCCGGGACCCCTTGAACCTCCGGGCCCTCCTCATGGACAAGCTCCGGGGCCTCCAGGCGGGACTGGCCTTCGCCCCGGGACCCCTGCTCCGTTCCACGGACAAAACGGCCCTCCTCGTGGCGTGCGTCCCGGCCCTCGCGCCGGAGAGGCGGGCGGCGGCGCGGCGGCTGCTCCGGATGACCCGGACGGCGGCGGCCGGCCTGGGCCCCGCCTTCCGGGGAATCACCGGGGGCTTCGCCGTGGCCGTGGAGGAAGAGGCACTCCTCCGGCACGACCTCCTCGCCTGCCTCCTGGGGTCCGGGATCGGGATCTCGCTCCTCTTCCTCCTCGCCTACCGGAGCCCCGCCGTCCTGGCCTTCGTGCTGCTGCCCCTGGGGGTGGGGCTCCAGCTCGCCCTGGGGGCCCTCGCCCTGGTGGCGGGCCGGGTGCACCTCATGGCCGCGGCCTTCTCGGCGGTGGTCCTCGGTCTCGGCATCGACTTCGCCATCCACGTCTACGACCGCTACCTCGTGGAAAGGCAGCGGGGCCGCGCCACCGCCGCCGCGGTGGAGGCCGCCGTCCTCCGGACCGGCCCCCCCGTGGCCGTGGGAGGGCTCACCACCGCGGCCGCCTTCGCGGTCCTCTTCTGCTCCGGGATCCCCGTCCTCCACCAGGTGGCCTGGCTGGTGGACCTGGGCCTCCTCTTCTGCCTTGCGGCCATCCTGTGGGCCCTGCCCGCCTGGCTCCTCTGGCGGGCCCGGTCCGGGGAGCGGCCCGCCGGGCACCTGGGCCGCCTGGGGATGGACCGCCTGGGCCGCCTGGTGGCCGACCGGCCGCGGGCCGCGGCCGCGGCCTCCGCCCTGGTGCTCGCCGCCGCCATCCCCGGCCTCTTCCGGGTGGGTATCGAGCACGACCCCAGGTCGCTCCACCCGGCCGACCTCCCCTCCATCCGGGTCCAGGAGGAGATCCGCGCGGCCTTCGGCGCCGGCGCCGGCGCCTTCGTGACCTGGACGGCCCGGGACCCGGCCCGTTTCTGGGAAATCGGGCGGACCGTGGACGGGGTCCTCGAGGACCTCCAGGCCGAGGGCCGGATCCGCTCCTGGGCCTCCCTCACCCGGATCACCCGGGGCCGGCCCCCGCGGCTCCCCCCGGCCCTGGCCGCCAACGCCCGGGCGGCCCTGGCCCGCGCCGGTTTCCGGCCGGGGGACTTCCCCCTGACCGAGGCCTTCCTCGAGGCGCTCGCCCGGCCGGATGACACGGAGACGCTCCTCGGCCCCGGGGACCTCGAGAAACTCCCCCGCCCCTTCCACGCCTTCTTCCGCCGGACCCCGGGCGGGCTCCAGGGCATCGCCCGGGTCGCGCTGCGGACCCCGTCAGGGCTGGGGGACCTGTCCCGGCGGCTGGCCGATCGGGCCCCGGGGGCCGAGGCCTTCGACCCCGACACGGCGCTTCGGGGCCTGCTGGGCTCCGTCCGGGGCGAGGTCCGGGACTCGGTGCTGCTCGCGGCGGCCCTCATCCTGGGCCTGCTCTTCGCCTTCTTCCGACGGCCGGGCCCCGTGGCCATGGCCGCGGTGCCGGTGACCCTGGCCTCGGTGGTGACCCTGGGCCTCATGGGCCTTGCCGGCATCCCCTTCAACCTCTTCAACTTCATGGTGGTGCCCCTGGTGCTGGGGATCGGCCTGGACGACGGAATCCACGTCCTTCGCCGCTACGCCGAGGAAGGCGACGTGGCCGCGACCCTGGCCACCACCGGGCGCTCGGTGCTGCTGACCACCCTCACCACCTGCCTCGGCTTCGGGAGCCTCGCCCTGGCCTCGCACCCGCTGCTCCGCGGCATGGGACTGGTCACCATCGCCGGCATCCTGGCGGCCTGGTTCTTCTCGGCGGTCACCCTCCCCGCCCTCCTCCGCCTGCGGGAAGCGGCGGGCGCCCGCGGAAGGGGGCCGAGATGA
- a CDS encoding 3-hydroxyacyl-ACP dehydratase FabZ family protein, with the protein MEIPLRRILEILPHRPPFLLLDAVRVAEPGRRGTGRKRFSGLEPFFRNGRRPANPGGLLLEMMAQAAAVVAGTGAGGQPRPAGPGYLAGARLEAAGAFGPGDLVEAEVVIVKAFGGLVRVEGEARSAGRALARADLAVTLPGRGGR; encoded by the coding sequence ATGGAGATCCCCCTCCGGCGCATCCTGGAGATCCTGCCCCACCGGCCGCCCTTCCTGCTCCTCGACGCGGTCCGGGTGGCGGAACCCGGCCGGCGCGGCACGGGGCGAAAGCGCTTCTCCGGCCTCGAGCCCTTCTTCCGGAACGGGCGCCGCCCCGCCAACCCCGGCGGCCTCCTCCTGGAGATGATGGCCCAGGCCGCCGCCGTGGTGGCCGGCACGGGGGCCGGGGGCCAGCCCCGGCCGGCGGGGCCGGGGTACCTGGCGGGGGCCCGGCTCGAGGCGGCCGGCGCCTTCGGCCCCGGGGACCTCGTGGAAGCGGAGGTCGTCATCGTCAAGGCCTTCGGCGGCCTGGTGCGGGTGGAGGGCGAGGCCCGGTCGGCGGGCCGGGCCCTGGCCAGGGCCGACCTCGCCGTGACGCTCCCCGGGCGCGGGGGACGGTAG
- the cmk gene encoding (d)CMP kinase: MAKGRSMQVITIDGPAGAGKSTLSRRLAAELGWTYLDTGAMYRAVGWAARRRGVDPADPAALEELCRGLRLELEGGRVLADGVDVTGEIRTPEVDALASAVSRNPEVRRRLSRLQRELGARGRVVAEGRDMGTVVFPDAAVKFFVTASVAERAARRRRQLLEKGRDVPEAELRRQIRDRDAADASRRVSPLRPAADAVIIDTTGQDLEASLAALLDVVRERLQGRTGRGPAAS; this comes from the coding sequence ATGGCTAAGGGACGGAGTATGCAGGTGATCACCATCGACGGCCCGGCCGGGGCGGGCAAGAGCACCCTCAGCCGCCGGCTGGCGGCCGAGCTCGGCTGGACCTACCTGGACACCGGGGCCATGTACCGCGCGGTGGGATGGGCCGCCCGCCGGCGGGGGGTGGACCCGGCGGACCCGGCGGCCCTGGAGGAGCTGTGCCGGGGACTCCGGCTGGAGCTGGAGGGCGGGCGGGTCCTGGCGGACGGGGTCGACGTCACCGGGGAGATCCGGACGCCGGAGGTGGACGCCCTGGCGTCCGCCGTTTCCCGGAACCCTGAGGTCCGGCGCCGCCTTTCGCGCCTCCAGCGGGAGCTCGGCGCCCGCGGCCGCGTGGTGGCCGAGGGGCGCGACATGGGCACGGTGGTCTTCCCCGACGCCGCCGTGAAGTTCTTCGTCACCGCCTCGGTGGCGGAGCGGGCGGCGCGCCGGCGGCGCCAGCTGCTCGAGAAGGGGCGGGATGTCCCGGAGGCCGAGCTCCGGCGCCAGATCCGGGATCGGGACGCGGCGGACGCCTCGCGGCGGGTTTCACCGCTCCGGCCCGCGGCCGATGCCGTGATCATCGACACCACCGGCCAGGACCTCGAGGCTTCCCTGGCCGCCCTCCTGGACGTGGTGCGGGAGCGGCTCCAGGGGAGGACGGGTCGCGGGCCCGCCGCCTCCTGA
- a CDS encoding MarR family winged helix-turn-helix transcriptional regulator, translating to MFKIDDCLGFIANKLVQVFQKAIDRRLAPYGLTSAQFCVLAKLYEEEGLTQTELASRLYIENPTLVRTLDRLERAGVIERRRDPDDRRAYRIYLLEKGRQLRDTVERIGNEVHEVATVGMSEKDADDLRRFLRKIWENLSD from the coding sequence ATGTTCAAGATCGACGATTGCCTCGGGTTCATCGCCAACAAGCTGGTCCAGGTCTTCCAGAAGGCCATCGACCGGCGGCTCGCCCCCTACGGCCTCACCTCGGCCCAGTTCTGTGTCCTCGCCAAGCTCTACGAGGAAGAGGGACTCACCCAGACGGAACTCGCCAGCCGGCTCTACATCGAAAATCCCACCCTGGTCCGCACCCTGGACCGCCTCGAGCGGGCGGGGGTCATCGAACGCCGGCGCGATCCCGACGACCGCCGCGCCTACCGGATCTACCTGCTGGAGAAGGGACGCCAGCTGAGGGATACCGTCGAGCGTATCGGGAACGAGGTCCACGAGGTGGCCACCGTGGGCATGTCCGAGAAGGACGCCGATGATCTCCGGCGCTTCCTCCGGAAGATCTGGGAGAACCTGTCCGATTGA